Proteins from one Plasmodium relictum strain SGS1 genome assembly, chromosome: 10 genomic window:
- the DDX23 gene encoding ATP-dependent RNA helicase DDX23, putative, producing MNENNTEKKNMPIINNPFLNIKKDNLDEKKETNLLNEEIINNTRKDDNIKEKKKKNEVDGSINNLDKNSSYEIFNKKSNENENAKNKKNIIIKDNFSSSSSDSKEHLYKSIPKSKIKNIINKYSSSSSDEEDDRYNDNVFKKEHNKSKENEISNKKNNISDNIRNIKYENKKMFANISNDDEKLIFLPKKIREENRRKLEKQNEIINKSEELNKKNYTKEENRKYKEEKIDSNDRKRQRRKELHEDKKKRDTTNEKKRMKINEEKRELNCNINEEYKISHLKPESSLAELNMLNISSIEKESLKEKEIEIIKQQYLGLNKKKKKIQKPSEKFRNIFNFEWDQSEDTSRNDNNPLYQNRLEPQLLFGRGYIAGIDVREQRKKNNFYDKLVQNRINLSLKKNVENNSKKDNSESIGNNINNGSLSKNKSGEFIYEPKVNNIIKDIYHKHWSEKKREEMTDRDWRIFREDNEIYIKGGIVPPPIRTWEESSLSVDLLKAIKRAKYDKPTPIQMQAIPIALEMRDLIGIAETGSGKTAAFVLPMLSYVKQLPPLTYETSQDGPYALIIAPSRELAIQIYEETNKFASYCSCRTVAIVGGRNAESQAFELRRGVEIIIGTPGRIQDCLEKAYTVLNQCNYVIIDEADRMMDMGFEDTVHYILDKIPTSNLKSEDDALALQEEMMAKAGHRLYRLTQMFSATMPPSVERLSRKYLRAPAYISIGDPGAGKRSIEQKLEFITEGKKKQKLQELLEMYEPPIIVFVNQKKVADIIAKSISKMKFRAVSLHGGKAQEIREQTLSAFKNSEFDILVATDVAGRGIDVHGVKLVINFDMPKDIESYTHRIGRTGRAGMKGLAISFITEHDTHLFYDLKQFMLSSNNLVPLELSNHPASKVKPGTIVQTPKKNQILYKN from the coding sequence ATGAATGAAAAcaatacagaaaaaaaaaacatgcCCATTATTAACAACCCAttcttaaatattaaaaaggataacttagatgaaaaaaaagaaactaatttattaaatgaagaaattattaataatacaaGAAAagatgataatataaaagaaaaaaaaaaaaaaaatgaagttgATGGAAgcataaataatttagacAAAAATAGTTcatatgaaatatttaataaaaaatcaaatgaaaatgaaaatgcaaaaaataaaaaaaatataattattaaggataatttttcttcttcttctagTGATTCTAAGGAACATTTATATAAGAGCATACCTAagagtaaaataaaaaatattataaacaaATATAGTTCATCTAGTTCAGATGAGGAAGATGATCGTTATAACGAcaatgtatttaaaaaagaacatAACAAAAGTaaggaaaatgaaataagcaataaaaaaaataatataagtgATAACATAAGAAacataaaatatgaaaataaaaagatgtTTGCTAATATTTCTAATGatgatgaaaaattaatatttttgcctaaaaaaataagagaaGAAAATAGGCGGAAGTTAGAAAAACagaatgaaataataaataaaagtgaagaactgaataaaaaaaactatacaaaagaagaaaatagaaaatataaagaagaaaaaatagattcTAATGACAGAAAAAGACAAAGAAGAAAAGAACTAcatgaagataaaaaaaaaagggatacaacgaatgaaaaaaaacgaatgaaaataaatgaagaaaaaagagaattaaacTGTAATATTAATGAGGAATATAAAATATCTCATTTAAAACCGGAATCCTCCTTAGCAGAATTAAATATGTTAAATATAAGTAGTATAGAAAAGGAAAGCTTAAAAGAgaaagaaatagaaattaTAAAGCAGCAGTATTTAGggttaaacaaaaaaaaaaaaaaaattcagaaaCCATCTGAAAAATTtcgaaatatttttaattttgaatGGGATCAATCAGAAGATACTTCaagaaatgataataatCCATTATATCAAAATAGGTTAGAACCACAACTATTATTTGGTAGAGGATATATAGCAGGCATAGATGTAAGAGagcaaagaaaaaaaaataacttttatgataaattagttcaaaatagaataaatttaagcttaaaaaaaaatgtagaaaataattcaaaaaaagataattcaGAAAGCATAGgaaataatattaacaaTGGATCATTAAGTAAAAACAAAAGTGGAGAATTTATATATGAACCTAAAGTAAATAACATAATTAAAGATATATACCACAAGCATTggagtgaaaaaaaaagagaagaaaTGACAGACAGAGATTGGAGGATATTTAGAGAGGATAATGAAATTTATATCAAAGGTGGCATAGTACCACCTCCTATAAGAACATGGGAGGAATCAAGCTTATCTGTAGATTTATTAAAAGCAATTAAGAGAGCAAAATATGATAAACCTACTCCTATTCAAATGCAGGCTATACCAATTGCACTTGAAATGAGGGATTTGATAGGAATAGCCGAAACAGGTTCAGGAAAAACAGCAGCATTTGTTTTGCCTATGCTTTCATATGTTAAACAATTACCACCATTGACATATGAAACATCACAAGATGGACCATATGCTCTTATTATTGCACCATCCAGGGAACTAGCTATACAAATATATGAAGAAACAAACAAATTCGCATCATATTGTTCTTGTAGAACAGTTGCAATTGTAGGAGGAAGAAACGCAGAATCTCAGGCTTTTGAATTAAGAAGAGGTGTAGAAATAATTATAGGAACACCAGGAAGAATACAAGATTGCTTAGAAAAAGCTTATACTGTTTTAAATCAATGTAATTATGTTATAATTGACGAAGCCGATCGTATGATGGATATGGGGTTTGAAGATACAGTTCATTATATTCTTGATAAAATACCAACAAGTAATTTAAAATCAGAAGATGATGCTTTAGCATTGCAAGAAGAAATGATGGCAAAAGCTGGGCATCGCCTATATAGATTAACTCAAATGTTTTCAGCTACTATGCCACCATCTGTTGAAAGATTGTCAAGAAAATATCTGAGAGCACCTGCGTATATTTCTATTGGAGACCCAGGTGCAGGAAAAAGATCAATTGAGCAGAAACTAGAATTCATAACTGAAGGAAAGAAAAAACAGAAATTACAAGAATTATTAGAAATGTATGAGCCACCAATCATTGTGTTTGTTAATCAGAAAAAAGTTGCTGATATTATTGCAAAATCTATAAGCAAAATGAAATTTAGAGCTGTATCTTTACATGGTGGTAAAGCACAAGAAATAAGAGAACAAACCTTAAGTGCATTCAAAAATTCAGAATTTGATATATTAGTTGCAACAGATGTTGCTGGTAGAGGTATTGATGTACATGGAGTTAAATTAGTTATAAATTTTGATATGCCAAAAGATATAGAATCGTATACACATAGAATAGGACGTACTGGAAGGGCGGGTATGAAAGGGTTAgctatttcatttataactgaACATGATacacatttattttatgattTAAAACAGTTTATGCTTTCATCCAATAATTTAGTTCCTTTAGAATTATCAAATCATCCAGCATCAAAAGTGAAGCCAGGAACAATTGTGCAAACACCTAAAAAGAATCAAATtttgtataaaaattaa
- a CDS encoding WD-repeat protein, putative, whose protein sequence is MSLTSIIKREKRKRQEEISHAIKKKLKNCNMSISFKSNQQNEYACSSFITKNVSTNENINNFIIEDNNKEKLNSHSETKEINDMLMHENNIIYENNDLNFINKNESRYYLNTYEEENRNKNIKKKNVRKKNCLKNDKDINKLKGRKKKINVNERNGKKNNNNDFIWEGLLKKDVILLLLQAIKNMGYKKSAKSLELESGIELEQPLVKEMHKNVLLGKWKNAIFNLKKLNISKKLMKAIKFLIYEQCFIEYLYNGKHFAALRCLRGKLAKCCFDEDTYKRLHDCTTFFMYLNNKELEKKHKTNFKSSRKILFEKINRLLPEYIMLPPRRLAILLHQSLKYQVDNCLFHNNFSEMKLVKNLLKKKGKKKYDKLYDCNGYKTNKIKCNNKNRGEKKLESTKLSLCKKKSSDLEKNSNKYNYTKCSGTKSSTDQKIHNSFKDSNFVKDENIYDKKSESSLSSNELKKTRIEQDDNNLIHKNSTLRNDESFQGNEFNITINESLKKSTKRKNTLFSYNEEQNDLLISKVNSHEVRDVLNNSTSYHNERKKRNMKYNMNEQIISIKKTINNENNIEKESSTEGKNSNVLNTYEFNDITQSEEKKIKNNKMIEYTKEVSSQGNCKTETYMKTYKKEDEKEYDSILNKQKNEIKKEKQKRKSKNKQSKSHNSVPYDNHNISSFSLLKNHECKKIKLPYYCIKILQGHKDEVWYVSVSSNGKYIASSSKDKSILLWNGLYPFNKLREWNGHIDGVSYIIWSHNSRYLVSGSNDSNIIIWSPKSNKKKLSLSMHSGPITSICWSKDDSVIVSSAFDKKIFCTKLSEDLKSFSILYAWSFSTRIQNFVFTSNDKYLIVVASDKNVRVIDYNLKKELYTLPEFDTITSVCASNLYNHILVNIADQRPTVKLWDVKYRYIIQTYRGHKQGRFIVHSTFGGKNENYVISGSEDSLIYIWHKTKGYLLDVINGHASTVSIAIWPISYSKFPYMISASDDHTLMIWNVSPTINKTRNEKKKKKKKFIHPFLRELCKHHSLKNKE, encoded by the coding sequence ATGAGTTTAACAAGTATCATTAAACgtgaaaaaaggaaaagacaGGAGGAAATAAGTCATgctattaagaaaaaattaaaaaattgtaatatgTCTATATCTTTTAAGAGTAATCAACAAAATGAATATGCTTGCTCTTCGTTCATTACGAAGAATGTATCtacaaatgaaaatataaataactttataattgaagataataataaagagaaaCTAAATTCACATAGTGaaacaaaagaaataaatgatatGTTAATgcatgaaaataatataatttatgaaaacaatgacttaaattttataaataaaaatgaatcaaggtattatttgaatacttatgaagaagaaaacagaaataaaaacattaaaaaaaaaaatgtaagaaaaaaaaattgtttaaaaaatgataaggatataaataaactaaaaggtagaaaaaaaaaaattaatgttaaTGAAagaaatggaaaaaaaaataataataatgattttatATGGGAaggattattaaaaaaagatgtaATATTGCTATTATTGCAAGCTATTAAAAATATGGGATATAAAAAATCTGCAAAATCTCTAGAATTAGAAAGTGGAATAGAATTAGAACAACCTCTAGTTAAAGAAATGCATAAGAACGTTTTATTAGGAAAATGGAAAAATgctatatttaatttaaagaaattgaATATAagcaaaaaattaatgaaggcaataaaatttttaatttatgaaCAGTGTTTTatagaatatttatataacgGAAAGCATTTTGCTGCATTAAGATGTTTAAGAGGTAAACTGGCAAAATGTTGCTTTGATGAAGATACTTATAAGAGGTTGCACGATTGCACTAccttttttatgtatttaaataataaagaattagaaaaaaaacataaaactaattttaaaagttcccgtaaaattttatttgaaaaaataaataggtTATTACCAGAGTATATCATGTTACCTCCAAGAAGATTAGCTATTTTATTGCACCAGTCTCTTAAGTATCAGGTGGATAATTGCTTATTTCACAATAATTTTTCAGAAATGAAATtagttaaaaatttattaaaaaaaaaagggaaaaaaaaatatgacaAATTATATGATTGTAATGGATATAaaactaataaaataaaatgtaacaataaaaatagagGAGAAAAGAAATTAGAATCAACAAAATTATCtctttgtaaaaaaaaatcttcagatttagaaaaaaattcaaataagTACAATTATACAAAATGTAGTGGTACAAAGAGTTCAACGGATCAAAAGATACATAACTCTTTTAAAGATAGCAATTTTGTAAAAGATGAAAACATTTACGATAAGAAAAGTGAATCTTCCTTATCTtcaaatgaattaaaaaaaacaagaaTAGAACAAGATGATAACAACTTGATACATAAGAATTCCACCTTAAGGAATGATGAAAGTTTTCAAGGAAATGAGTTTAACATAACAATAAATGagtctttaaaaaaatctaCCAAACGAAAAAATACATTGTTTTCATATAATGAAGAACAAAATGATTTACTTATTTCAAAAGTTAATAGTCATGAAGTGAGGGAtgtattaaataattcaacAAGTTATCACAAtgagagaaaaaaaaggaatatgaaatataataTGAATGAACAAATTATTAGTATAAAAAAGacaataaataatgaaaataatattgaaaaagaaaGTAGTACAGAAGGTAAAAACTCTAATGTTCTTAACACTTATGAATTCAATGATATTACTCAatcagaagaaaaaaaaattaaaaacaataaaatgaTAGAATACACAAAAGAAGTAAGTAGCCAAGGAAACTGCAAGACAGAAACTTATAtgaaaacatataaaaaagaggATGAAAAGGAATATGattctattttaaataaacaaaaaaatgaaataaaaaaagaaaaacaaaagagaaaaagtaaaaacaAACAAAGTAAAAGTCATAATTCTGTACCTTATGATAATCATAATATATCAtccttttcattattaaaaaatcatgaatgtaaaaaaattaaattaccTTATTATtgcataaaaatattacaagGTCATAAAGATGAGGTGTGGTATGTTAGTGTATCGTCTAATGGTAAATATATAGCATCTTCAAGTAAAGATAAAAGTATTCTTTTGTGGAATGGTTTATATCCATTTAATAAGTTAAGAGAATGGAATGGTCATATTGATGGAGTAAGTTATATTATATGGAGTCACAATAGTAGGTATTTAGTTTCAGGATCGAATGAttctaatattattatatggagtccaaaaagtaataaaaagaaattaagtTTAAGTATGCATAGTGGTCCTATTACTTCAATATGTTGGTCTAAAGATGATTCAGTAATAGTATCATCTGCTTTTgataagaaaatattttgtaCTAAATTAAGTGAAGATTTAAAAAGTTTCTCTATTTTATATGCTTGGTCCTTTAGTACAAGAATTCAGAATTTTGTTTTTACAAGCaatgataaatatttaattgttGTAGCATCTGATAAGAATGTTAGAGTTATTGAttataatttgaaaaaagaattatacaCTTTACCTGAATTCGATACCATTACATCTGTTTGTGCATCGAATTTATACAATCATATATTAGTTAATATTGCCGATCAAAGACCAACTGTCAAATTGTGGGATGTCaaatatagatatattaTACAAACTTATAGAGGACATAAACAAGGAAGATTTATTGTTCATTCTACTTTTGGAGGAAAGAATGAAAATTATGTTATTAGTGGTAGTGAAGATAGTTTAATATACATATGGCATAAAACTAAAGGTTATCTATTAGATGTTATAAATGGACACGCATCAACAGTCAGTATAGCTATATGGCCTATCTCTTATTCAAAGTTTCCATATATGATTTCTGCTTCTGATGATCACACTTTAATGATATGGAATGTTTCTccaacaattaataaaacaagaaatgaaaaaaagaaaaaaaaaaagaaatttatccACCCATTTTTGAGGGAATTATGTAAACATCATTCtttgaaaaataaagaatga
- the PUF1 gene encoding mRNA-binding protein PUF1, putative, translated as MDKKESNNHCDFSTDSSLNNSCEDNDILNEANKEENNYNINNHNINERDISNDNLNMLYNKKNYNTTTTTTNNNNNNNNININNNNNNNNNNNNNNNNNNNNNNNNNNNNNNNNNINSNNNNSNNNINNNINNNNNINSNNNNSNNNINNNINNNNNINSNNNNNNNNINNNKNNKNNTKNSKNTMENKINNLKNQVLQNEVLLPIKQMTLSSNFSINKPSPASIPYIDKNNLNEIAEFSLKKNSTNYNLETNNMNSPYKQSYNYCINKDIMNSNMTSIINYPINMLNYNKNSYNTYFDDINRMNDTYTNTTINNSCSNYNDSNVLLNSENYIIPYNYYNYYCSSYIPSYPFFNYRDTVNNKRYCETDIINELNNNKPLEHYDENNKMYYNFNKFIYPSKLYFNDNINNIYQVDSISNTLNCPDKLSSNIFPYNMNDYNNLVHQDSDNLSNRSSINANNTQIFNYFNYVSNNNFNIQRYLSNNNNHNSTNDYQQNISCYNTFNSNCYSSASKTYFCNQFLNDYPLFPLSSVDMYNTDNTNFSSNNIFHYQSNAHTNNQDFKKNKELKNANNNQSINKRILPTKKINYTKDNYSSPIAFSGNIYKIAKDQTGCRILQRILEKKNPQHIEEIYNEALDHIIELMVDPFGNYLCQKLMEVCTPEQIEKIIDKSSDELINASISVHGTRTVQKLIEMIKTPSQIKKTTKALKNSIITLIKDINGNHVVQKCLITLTSNQCDFIYEAILNNCVEVSTHRHGCCVIQRCIDSANEAQKELFIKNISNNALDLVQDAFGNYVVQYILNLGNEKVNLEIANKLLPNIEKLAVQKFSSNVVEKCLIIGNNNCRKIMINEILKKGKDVLKNIILDPFGNYVIQRALSVASEPELTKLVEGIKPYIKELRNLSSGKRIAWKLAKKHPLLSADINHQYFTNGNVSNTYSSNTDVSNNNLTKISLKNEDNLKNGKNKSSDLNTSKNFSNNFNNHTNNVKTRKRNTQSNKAMQNPNNLCNIPNGNNIEKNTNKNIFSKNLSNNNKNDVSSIDNKKYYKKNYIKDEHLNSSKITHKIQHICDDEIPKSNNHMNSDENIHNSNYYNNNNNKSNNEYNTYKPYKYNSKNNNYISDKSNKSRDTDDLNNNDSVRNGNIHKKKDKTDNYINEKYNDNLDDEICSNENKIKKDIECNNEKSNTILNIKNNNRNNNLNNKKNGNNCKYIYNNNRKFSHKKIEESTNSKNTKYIDNKNNKNYNNSNKNEYKNNQSNPINSDNNYNFIQNNNYNSYNENSTNFCSLKNNNQEFNSNLCNKKNNLKSSYSSNNKNNKDNYVKKNTKNLNKKFTSELYST; from the exons ATGGATAAGAAAGAAAGTAATAACCACTGTGATTTTTCTACAGATTCATCATTGAATAATTCTTGTGAAGATAACGATATTTTAAACGAAGCAAATaaggaagaaaataattataatatcaaTAATCACAACATTAATGAAAGAGATATTAGcaatgataatttaaatatgttatataataagaaaaattataatactaCTACTACTActactaataataataacaataataataatattaatattaataataataataataataataataataataataataataataataataataataataataataataataataataataataataataataataataatattaatagtaataataacaatagtaataataatattaataataatattaataataataataatattaatagtaataataacaatagtaataataatattaataataatattaataataataataatattaatagtaataataacaataataataataatattaataataataaaaataataaaaataatacaaaaaatagtaaaaatacgatggaaaataaaataaataatttgaaaaatCAAGTTTTGCAAAATGAAGTTTTATTACCAATAAAGCAAATGACCTTATCATCTAATTTTTCAATTAACAAACCGTCACCAGCAAGTATACCttatattgataaaaataatttaaatgaaattgcagaattttcattaaaaaaaaatagcacAAATTACAATTTGGAAACTAATAACATGAATTCTCCATATAAGCAATCTTACAACTACtgtataaataaagatataatgAATAGCAATATGACatcaattataaattatcctataaatatgttaaattataacaaaaacaGTTACAACACATATTTTGATGATATAAATAGAATGAATGATACTTATACTAATACTACAATAAACAATTCTTGCTCTAACTATAATGATTCTaatgttttattaaattcagaaaattatataattccttacaattattataattattactgCTCTTCATATATTCCATCttatcctttttttaattatagaGACACTGTGAATAATAAGCGTTATTGCGAAACggatataataaatgaattaaataataataagcCATTGGAACATTATGATGAAAACAATAAAatgtattataattttaataaatttatttatccatcaaaattatatttcaatgataatattaataatatatatcaaGTAGATTCAATATCAAATACTTTAAATTGCCCAGATAAATTATCCAGTAATATATTTCCTTATAATATGaatgattataataatttagtaCACCAAGACAGTGATAATTTAAGTAATAGATCAAGTATAAATGCAAATAATACtcaaatatttaattatttcaatTATGTTTCCAATAACAATTTCAATATACAAAGATATTTATcgaataataataatcataATTCTACTAATGATTATCAGCAAAATATATCTTGTTATAATACATTTAATTCTAATTGCTATTCTTCTGCTTCTAAAACATATTTCTGTAatcaatttttaaatgaCTATCCTTTGTTTCCGTTATCTTCTGTTGATATGTATAATACTGATAATACAAATTTTTCATCCAATAACATATTTCATTAtcaat caaacgcacatacaaataatcaagatttcaaaaaaaataaagagttgaaaaatgcaaataataatcaaagtattaataaaagaattttgccaactaaaaaaattaattatactAAAGATAATTATTCGTCACCTATAGCATTTTCTGGAAATATCTACAAAATTGCTAAG gATCAAACTGGTTGTAGAATATTACAAAGGAtattagagaaaaaaaatcctCAGCATAtagaagaaatatataatgaagCATTAGATCACATAATAGAATTAATGGTTGATCCTTTTGGAAATTATTTGTGTCAGAAATTAATGGAGGTATGCACACCTGAACagatagaaaaaattattgataaATCGTCTGATGAATTAATTAATGCATCTATAAGTGTTCATGGTACGAGAACAGttcaaaaattaatagaaatg atTAAAACTCCAtctcaaattaaaaaaacaacaaaagctttaaaaaattctataaTTACTCTAATCAAAGATATTAATGGTAATCATGTTGTGCAAAAATGCCTTATTACACTAACGAGCAATCAATGTGATTTCATTTATGAAGcgattttaaataattgtgTTGAAGTTTCTACACATAGACATGGTTGCTGTGTTATTCAAAGGTGCATTGATTCAGCTAATGAAGCTcaaaaa gaattatttataaaaaatatatccaATAATGCTCTTGATTTAGTACAAGATGCATTTGGAAACTATGTTgttcaatatatattaaatttaggaaatgaaaaagtaaatttGGAAATAGCCAATAAATTATTAcctaatatagaaaaattagcAGTACAAAAATTTTCTTCCAATGTTGTAGAGAAATGTTTAATAATTGGTAATAATAATTGtagaaaaattatgataaatgaaattttaaaaaaaggaaaagatgTCTTAAAAAACATTATTCTAGATCCATTTGGTAATTATGTTATTCAAAGAGCGTTATCTGTTGCATCAGAACCAGAATTAACAAAATTGGTTGAAGGTATTAAGCCTTATATAAAGGAATTACGTAATTTATCGTCAGGAAAAAGGATAGCTTGGAAACTAGCTAAAAAGCACCCTTTACTTAGTGCGGATATTAATCACCAATATTTTACGAATGGCAATGTTTCGAATACTTATTCATCTAACACTGATGTATCTAACaataatttaacaaaaatatctttgaaaaatgaagataatttaaaaaatggaaaaaataaaagttctGATTTGAATACTTCAAAGAActtttcaaataattttaataaccACACAAACAATGTTAAAACACGTAAGAGAAATACGCAGTCAAATAAAGCTATGCAAAACCCAAATAATTTGTGTAATATTCCTAATGGAAacaatatagaaaaaaatacaaataaaaacatttttagtaaaaatttatcaaataataataaaaatgatgtcTCTTCAAtagataacaaaaaatattataaaaaaaattatataaaagatgAACATTTAAACAGTTCAAAAATAACTCATAAAATACAACATATATGTGATGATGAAATACCAAAGAGCAATAATCATATGAATTCAGACGAAAACATACACAATAGTAACTATTACAacaataacaataataaaagtaataatgaatataatacTTATAAAccttataaatataatagtaaaaataacaattatATCAGtgataaaagtaataaaagtAGAGATACtgatgatttaaataataatgatagcGTTAGAAATGgtaatatacataaaaaaaaagataaaactgataattatataaatgaaaagtaTAATGATAATTTAGATGATGAAATCTGtagtaatgaaaataaaataaaaaaagatattgagtgtaataatgaaaaaagtaataccattttaaatattaaaaataataacagaaacaataatttaaataataaaaaaaacggaaataattgtaaatatatttataataataatagaaaattctcacataaaaaaattgaagaaagcaccaatagtaaaaatacgaaatatatagataataagaataataaaaattataacaattctaataaaaatgaatataaaaataatcaaaGTAACCCAATTAATAGTGATAACAATTACAattttattcaaaataataattataattcttataatgaaaattctaCTAACTTTtgttcattaaaaaataataatcaaGAATTTAATTCCAATTTATGTAACAAAAAGAACAACTTAAAATCCTCCTACtcttcaaataataaaaataataaagataattatGTTAAGAAAAacactaaaaatttaaacaaaaaGTTCACTAGTGAATTATATTCAACATAG
- the CYC3 gene encoding cyclin, putative, whose product MDYEIEADAPRTDQNYILYIPIVLDQIVKMNKKEGRITSFHASKVPEISIKNYVERIGKYIGCSNECFVLLMIYVDRIIKLHKDITLSLLCIHRIIITAAMIAAKFFDDLYYSNSFYAKVGGVTTKELNKLEAHFLNLLDYKLFVSSQEYDFYRKYISLSVQKFLNNKKITRIPIPKPYNLFNYTAPDRSSMFLKNEHNVDLDMNKFSRISHKKKNYQFDNK is encoded by the coding sequence ATGGATTATGAAATAGAAGCAGATGCACCTAGAACCGATCAAAATTATATCCTATATATACCTATCGTTTTAGATCaaatagtaaaaatgaataaaaaggAAGGAAGAATAACAAGTTTTCATGCTTCAAAAGTTCCTGAAATATCAATAAAGAATTATGTAGAAAGAATAGGAAAATACATTGGATGTAGCAATGAATGctttgttttattaatgaTATATGTAGATCGAATAATCAAATTACATAAAGATATTACTTTGTCTTTATTATGTATTCATAGAATAATTATAACTGCTGCTATGATAGCTGCCAAGTTTTTTGATGACTTGTATTATTCAAATTCTTTTTATGCGAAAGTAGGTGGTGTAACaacaaaagaattaaataaattagaagcacattttttaaatcttcttgattataaattatttgtttcTTCACAAGAATATGActtttatagaaaatatatttctttatcagttcaaaaattcttaaataataaaaaaattacccGTATTCCAATTCCTAAAccttataatttatttaactATACAGCTCCTGATAGGTCTAGTATGTTCCTTAAAAACGAACATAATGTTGATTTAGATATGAACAAATTTTCAAGAATATCacacaagaaaaaaaattatcaattcGATAACAAATAA